GACGCCGAGCCGGAGGCCCGCCATCACCATCGGGACCGAGGCGGGAAGCGCCACCTTCACGAACAAATCGCCCCTGCCCGCGCCGAGCGACCGGGCGGCCCGTACGAGGTTGGGATCGACGTGCTTCATACCGGAGAGCGTGTTCGTCATGATCGGCGGGAGGGCAAGGAGGAACGAGATCGCCGCCACCGTCCGGGGACCGAGCCCAAGCCACAAGACGAACAGGGGATAGAAGGCCACGAGCGGTGCCGCGTAGAAAAACCAGACAAAGGGGTCGAGCGCATACTCGAGCGTACGATACCACCCGGCCAGCATGCCCAGCAGGATGCCCAAGGCGATCGCCGATCCGAAGCCCACCATGAACTCACCGAGGCTCACGGCGAGATTGGCCGTGAGCTCTCCGGTAGCGATCTGCTCGACCAGCTCCCTGGCGATCGCCGTGGGTTGCGACGTGAAGAACGGGTCGAGCCAACCGACGAGAACACCGATCTCCCAAAAAAGGCTGAGAACCAGAAGCGTCGCGGCCCCGCGAAGCGCGCGGCGTCGGCTCACGGCTCGAGCCATTCCTCGAGCCGCCTCATGGCGCTCGTCAGTGCGACGCCGGCGCACGAGACCAGCAGCGTATAAAACAGGAGCTCGTCGATTCGAAAGGCGGCCCCCATCGACATGATCTGGTTCCCGACCCCGCGCTCGGATACGTACATCTCCCCGACGACGACGCCGAGGAGGCCGCGACCCATGCCGAGACGGATTCCCGACATGACGGCGGGGAAAGAGCCCGGCAGGAGGACCTTCAGGAGCACGTCCCGCTTTCGTGCGCCGAAAGCGCTCGCGGCAAGAAGAAGCGTCCGGTCGATTCCGCGCGGGCCGGCGGCCGTATTGATGACGATCGGAAGCAAGGCGCCGATGAAGACAACGGCGATTTTGGACGCCATGCCGATTCCCAGCCACACGACGAGTATCGGAAGGAGCGCCAGACGCGGGGCCGCGTAGAGAGCCATGATCGGAGCATCCAGGTAGTCCCGCGCGTCGCGGGAGGCGCCGAGGAGGAGCCCGAGCGGAACGCCAACGAGAATCGCGAGTGCGAGGCCGGCCGCGAGCTCGTAGGAGCTCACCACCAGGTGGCTCGTCAGGTTCCCGCTTCGCGCGATCGAGAGGCCCGCCGCGAGGATTCGGCTCGGCTGGCTCGTGAAATGCGGGTCGACGAGCCCGAGTCTCGGTGCGATCTCCCAGAGTAACAGCACCGTGCCGACCGAGAGCGTCGAGACGACCGGGCGGTGCATGCTTTTCGTCACTCGCCCGCTGTCCGTTCGGCTCTCAGATGGTCTCGGATCCGTCGCCGGTACTCGGCGAAAGCGCGCGTATCGGTCATCTCGATGCTTCGCGGTCGGGGAAGATCGACCGGAATGACTTCGAGTACCTTTCCGGGGTTCCTGGCCATCACGACGACCGTGTCTCCGAGGAGAAGCGCCTCGTCGATGCTGTGCGTCACGAAGAGCGCCGTCTGCTGGTTCGACTCCCAGATGCGCAGGAGCTCCGAGCCCATGATCTCGCGGGTCTGGGCGTCGAGCGCGCCGAAGGGCTCGTCCATGAGAAGGATGGCCGGGTCCACGGCGAGAGCGCGGGCGATCCCGACTCGCTGTTGCATCCCGCCCGAGAGCTGGTGAGGGTAATGGCCCTCGAAGCCGGACAGACCGACGATCTCGATGAACCGGCGCGCGCGCTCGACCGGATCGTCGGCGTTCCATCGCTGAAGCTCGAGTCCGAAGCGAACGTTGTCGAGTACCGTGCGCCAGGGAAGGAGCGCGAAGCTCTGGAAGACCATCGCTCGGTCGCGACCGGGTTTCGTGACCACGGAGCCGTCGATGACCACTCGGCCCGCGCTCGGCCGAAGGAGGCCGTCGACGGCGAGTAGGAGGCTGCTCTTGCCGCAGCCGCTTGGCCCCACGATCGTGACGAATCGACCCCGGTCGATCTCGAGGTGGAAATCCTGTACGGCGACGAAGGCGTCACCGCGAGGCGTCTCGTAGGAGATGGTGAGATGCTCGATGGCGATGTGGGTCAAGTTCTTGGTGCCCTAACGCGGCAGCCAATCATCCATCGAATCACGGAATCTCGGCGTCCAGTATTTTTCGAGGGGCCAGGGCTCGTCGAATCGTCCGGCTTCGCCGCCCATCTGGAAGAAGACCTCGAGCCCTCTCTCGGAGGGCAGACGTCCGTCTTCGTAGATGAAGGGGAGGATCGCGTCGTAGGTTCGCTCGGCGTACTCGGAGCCGGAGCGCGCTTCCAGGGTCCGGAGCGCACGTACCTTGTCGTTCTTCATGAGGCGCACGCCCCGGACGTGCGCTCGAAGAAGCGTCTCGAGGAGCTCGCCGTGCCCGGTGATGTAGGTTTCGGTCGCGAAGAAGACGTGGAACGGATAGTCCTCCGCCAGCGAGCGTTGCGTGAGCAGTAGCTTGTAACCCCGATCTTCCGCGATGAAAGTCTCGGGCGGATTGAAGATGTTGACGTCGAGCTGGCCAGCCTGCATGGCCGCGAGACGGGTTCCGGAGTCGCCTCCCTGAACGATTTGAACGTCGGCGTCGGGATCGATCCCGTTCGCGACGAGGACGTAGCGCGTCAGGAAATCGGTCGACGAGCCGTAGCGCGTGACGCCGAAGCGTTTTCCTTTGACGTCGTCGAGGCTCGAGATCGACGGGACGGCGTACCAGTCGAAGGCGGGCAGGTTGTACCCGGCCCAGAAGGCTTTGAGGGGCTGCCCCGCGGAGATGCCGACGGTGACGCCCGCGAGCGACGTAACGCCGACATCGATCGATCCCGCGACCACGCCACGTACCAGATCCGACCCGCCGCGGAAAACGACGAGCTCGACGTCGAGTCCTTCGTCCTCGAAATACCGCTCTTCGTCGGCGAGGTAGAGGGGTAGAAACGTGGATGCCGCCACGGGAAGTCCGATACGGACGTGCGTCCTGCCGTCACCGGAGGAGCCGCAGGCAGAAAGTCCGGTGAGGCCGCCGATCAGGAAAACCATGAGAAAGCGAGCGAGTGCGCTCACGCTTCGTCGTCTTTCTTGTTCGGTTGCTTCTCGCCCCGCGAACGGCGATAGACTCGGATCGTAGCGGCTCGTAGCTGGTACAAATTCTCCACGACTTGACGCGTGCTCATGAACTTCGTCTCGTCGTACGTCTCCTCGTGCACGATTTCTACGAGCTTTCGGCGGACGCTTCCCGTCAACGGCTGCTCCGGGTAGCCCACGGGGATGATCGTGTGCATCGTGAGGATCGGTGGCACGTTCAAGATCTGTTTGAACGGATCGGGGATGTGGATGGAGACCCACTGCGTCGCGAGACCGAGAGCGGTGGCGGCCAGGTGGATGTGCGTTTCCGCGATGGAGAGTGCGTCGGTCAAATGCGTTTGATGTCGTCCGGGTGTGCTCGCCCCCGAGACCGAGGCCAGCT
This sequence is a window from Vicinamibacteria bacterium. Protein-coding genes within it:
- a CDS encoding ABC transporter permease; this translates as MSRRRALRGAATLLVLSLFWEIGVLVGWLDPFFTSQPTAIARELVEQIATGELTANLAVSLGEFMVGFGSAIALGILLGMLAGWYRTLEYALDPFVWFFYAAPLVAFYPLFVLWLGLGPRTVAAISFLLALPPIMTNTLSGMKHVDPNLVRAARSLGAGRGDLFVKVALPASVPMVMAGLRLGVGRALTGVVIAELFGATAGLGFSISYYGSLLRTTEMMTSLVVIVGLGVLFHQGLSMLEGRFDSWRTGPGA
- a CDS encoding ABC transporter permease; the encoded protein is MHRPVVSTLSVGTVLLLWEIAPRLGLVDPHFTSQPSRILAAGLSIARSGNLTSHLVVSSYELAAGLALAILVGVPLGLLLGASRDARDYLDAPIMALYAAPRLALLPILVVWLGIGMASKIAVVFIGALLPIVINTAAGPRGIDRTLLLAASAFGARKRDVLLKVLLPGSFPAVMSGIRLGMGRGLLGVVVGEMYVSERGVGNQIMSMGAAFRIDELLFYTLLVSCAGVALTSAMRRLEEWLEP
- a CDS encoding nitroreductase family protein; the encoded protein is MSGTEAYDSFLTLVKARHSCRRFRSDPIPDGHVEKLLEAARWAMSGANAQPWEFIVVRDPETTAKLYRAYQDHMNELNFWLEQRFPYELRHPGFRLDGDVEAQLEALRARPGWSKAPALIVVLGDGRRQLASVSGASTPGRHQTHLTDALSIAETHIHLAATALGLATQWVSIHIPDPFKQILNVPPILTMHTIIPVGYPEQPLTGSVRRKLVEIVHEETYDETKFMSTRQVVENLYQLRAATIRVYRRSRGEKQPNKKDDEA
- a CDS encoding ABC transporter substrate-binding protein, which gives rise to MSALARFLMVFLIGGLTGLSACGSSGDGRTHVRIGLPVAASTFLPLYLADEERYFEDEGLDVELVVFRGGSDLVRGVVAGSIDVGVTSLAGVTVGISAGQPLKAFWAGYNLPAFDWYAVPSISSLDDVKGKRFGVTRYGSSTDFLTRYVLVANGIDPDADVQIVQGGDSGTRLAAMQAGQLDVNIFNPPETFIAEDRGYKLLLTQRSLAEDYPFHVFFATETYITGHGELLETLLRAHVRGVRLMKNDKVRALRTLEARSGSEYAERTYDAILPFIYEDGRLPSERGLEVFFQMGGEAGRFDEPWPLEKYWTPRFRDSMDDWLPR
- a CDS encoding ABC transporter ATP-binding protein translates to MTHIAIEHLTISYETPRGDAFVAVQDFHLEIDRGRFVTIVGPSGCGKSSLLLAVDGLLRPSAGRVVIDGSVVTKPGRDRAMVFQSFALLPWRTVLDNVRFGLELQRWNADDPVERARRFIEIVGLSGFEGHYPHQLSGGMQQRVGIARALAVDPAILLMDEPFGALDAQTREIMGSELLRIWESNQQTALFVTHSIDEALLLGDTVVVMARNPGKVLEVIPVDLPRPRSIEMTDTRAFAEYRRRIRDHLRAERTAGE